One Acropora palmata chromosome 2, jaAcrPala1.3, whole genome shotgun sequence genomic window, TTTTGTTAAATCACTAAGATGTTGCTAAATCGGTATTAAATTCTGCAACCAAGaagttgttaaatatatgtagcctatatatttaacaacttCTTGGTGATCTGGGACAAGGTAGCAGTCGATGAATCGGAGATTGTGCACAGATTGACTCAAAATACTAGAAATACGGTACTGCTGGAcacggagtattttgaaaatcgtgtcGATGGGCGGTTGCAGAATTTAATACTGTATTTAGCAACATCTTAGTGATTTAACAAAACATAGCACAATATAATGCGTTTTTTTCTATCTGTATTAACTCGACATCGACAAAATACGCACTACCGgacatggagtattttgaaaacctcgACCGGTTGCCGGAAATTGAGACAGCGTTCCTTTTTATCCAAACATGAATTTAAGGTAAAGCTTTAACATTCTCATACATCGCGGTGGACGCGTCCTCGACACCCTCTGTCAACATTCTAGAGACATTTAAAGGGTATCAGTACAGAATCATTGTGAGTTAGATTTCGGTCCCTagaattttcacatgtttcgATTCTCGCGATCTGGTAAAGGGGAGGTCGATATGTATCGTTTTATGTCCAACATAGTTCAGATCACTACATGCTTTTTTGTCACATGCCTTGCCACACCTTGCCATTAGTTGTAAatcattgttcaaaacattctaaTAAGCCACTTGGGACACCTTAAAAACTCATTCAAATACTAGGTGatggaaattgtctttttcgagTATTATCTTACGCTGTAACAGGTAGACAaatatgaagtgatatatggaatgtttcatatattgaactgcggatttgaaatcgaaacaaatatattatactCGAGTGAGAgcgcaaataataaatcacatgAATAGTTCATTAGACAATTATTTAGTCAACGGTCAGATGGCCAGAAATAAAGTTAGGGTAAAAGGCAGTATCAAGTCAGTGAACTAAACACCCCAAATCAGTGCTCGGACAGGATAGCATTTGAGGTGGGAAGGGTGCTGTTCAATCTTACTTTTGGAAACACACCATGATTTGACactactttaagaaataaaggttactgTGAGTCGTAGCACGCGCAAGTTGACGAGTCACTGCTTAaaatagcgaccttcagattgcagtacgaggacgactacgagtacgagttttccgtactgagcacgcgctttaggtttggagggcgaaaatcttcgaagtgcgcgtgctcagaacttaaaactcgtactcgtagtcgtcgtcgtactccaatctgaaggtcgccaATATGTCACTGTCAACAGAATGTGCCGCAGCATTTCTATCTTTTAGATATCCTAGTATATGTAATAAAACATTATGTACTATAAATGGTGTTAACATAGTAAGAAAGGAGATTCAAAAGCTGCAAATCAAGATATGAATACAACAAAAGTACAATTTGCTTCACTTTAATGATCATTCGTCTAGTAAACAAACTCAGTTCGATTCGTGCTTTTGCTTACCTGATTTCAAACTTAGCTTTCGTGCGATCTCGTTCCACGCTAACTCCTTTTTATATGCGTTTTTGAAGTCAACCAAAGATTTATCGTACAGAATTGGATAGCTCCGGACAAGCTCTGCTAACCTATCATCCACCATTTTTATTGAACGAGCTCGAGAAGAGATCTGGAACAGTgtcattctgattggttgaattctTGTGCTTCTGCTTATGCTTACTTCACACCAGTTCCCactagtaaaaaaaataagtgcaataagcataagcacaagcacaagaaaaaaggattgtgtttgtttttcttgtgcttatgcttatgcttatttCACACCAGTTCCCactaatatttttttgttcttatgcttgtgcttgtgcttATCTCACAAGTGGGAACCAGGCTTTAGCAGACGAAAACTTGTTGAGGTTTCGAATTCGGAAAAAAAGTACTCGTTTATTCCAGTTTTACCTctttacaacaaaagaaaacgcttGTTTTGGGGGATAATTAAATCTTTGCTTTGCGGGCAAGTTCGGTCGATCAGTAACCATAGTTTTTCACACAGTTTGCGTGAGTTCAACGATTATAGATTCAATGAAGGTAACATTTAAGGATCTTGAGTCCAAGTTTATCATAGAGTCATAAAATCAAATCTGACAGAAGGACAGCTCATCTACGTTCCAACATCATGGAGTTGAGTGTTGTTGGCGGGTATTTGATGCAATTCTCTACTCGTACAAATCCCAAAATAGACCTCTTTTACCCCCAAAAATTTGCATAGGCGTTGTTTCGATTTCTCTTGGGACATCTTCATGTCCTGGCggaaatttcaaacaatgaaTTTGCAAAGTATGAGAGTTGTGCAAGAGGAAAATTGAAAGAACAGCCGCTAACAATCGTCAACACCCTCTGACAACACCCAAGACAGTATCCAAACGCACCCAACAATGTTGGACGCTGTTTGTTAACAATGTTCAGAGCATTTCACGAATCTGTACTTCTCCCTCAAACTGAGAGTATCAGCCATAAGTGTGCTACACTTTTTGAAACTTATTATTGCTGTAACTGACCTTTTTGGGAGTTTTTGTTTGCCTACCAGGTGTCATCTGCCTCCGATTAATTACGTAAATCCACAGCCACACgtctcaaaattaatttccttGTTTCCGCTTTTAAtaaacagttttattttatacacattgaaattataacaaggcacaaagttctttttttgccGGGAACATTTTGTCACCGGCTTGGTTTGTAAGGATTGTTTCAGGAACTTCAGTAGCGTACATCATCTTCACCGTACAGGTTATATTTTACTTGCATACTTGTCTACAGGATATGAGattgctgctgttgttgagTGTTTTTGGCATGGCCGCAAGTTTGGAAAGTaagtcttttttattttgtccagTTTGGGTAGAAAAGATAAATTTCTCACAATCCAACCGTACATTGTAATAGAGTACAATGAGCAAATTCTCCATGTAAAGAGCCGATCGAATTAATAGCCTTTCCTTCCATCTCCTTTTCCTAAATATTATACGAACATGCatgatttctaatttttttcgtTCATTCATTCACTCACCCACTCACTCATTcactcattcattcatttattcaatGATCCATCCATTCACCCATCCATCTATTCATTCATTGATTCGTTACTTTGTTCGTTCGCTCATTCATTCGTTTATTCCTGTCAAGTTCTAATAacgaatgaatgaataaataaatgaaaggaaaggaaggaCGGATGGATGAGTCATGAATAAAGGATACATTTTAGGTTAACGTTCCTTTATAGCCTTCAGTTTGACCACTTGCTGTCAGTCTGGCTTAGTCAGAAAGCAGAACTGTTCACAGAATTAGGTAAATTAGCCAGATTTGCCGTGAGATAGAGTTTTAATTCTTATGTGCAATACTCTGTTTTGTTTAATGTTTCAGTAATCCCTTTCGACGAGAAGTTTAAGTACGGAGAAACCAAGGGAGATTGTAAGTGAGACTTATTGATCCTTATCTATCAATTATCCTGGGTTTACTTAAGCCTTAAACCGTTACTATATATTTGCAACAAACGCATTTACATACATTAAAACTTTGCTTACCATAGCTACTTTGCTAAGCCCTTTCAGGATTAACACCGGCTGGGAAAGACCGTGAAGGATTTAGAGAAGACGTTCCTGTAATCTTATCGGTTACACTATTTACCATTTACCAGTGAAAACGTTCTTCTCAGCTCTCCAAAGCTTCACTCTTTTGGCTCTAAGAATGAGTAAAATTTTTTGACAGATCCTAAGCATTTGATATATAGTTCATCCACAAAGAAAATCTACCTAAAGTCGCCAAAAGAACCAAATAACGTTATCCAGTCGATGAGTCGCTAATAATTCGATAAAATGTACTACAGCTATTATGGTTTTAGATGCTGGATAGCAGCGTATTCATAGCAGACCAAAAGTTATAAACTATGACTCCTTTTGAGGTTTTGTAAGTGTTGACTATGGCTTGCTTGTTGAATAGTCCTGGGCCCAAGTGAATGGGGCAGGAGATGGCCGCAGTGTGATGGCAGGCGCCAGTCACCGATCAACATCCGTACAAGGAGAGCAATAAACCGACGGTACAGGCCTTTAATAATGACATTTGACATCTGGAGAGGGCTGGTAACTGGGACCCTTAAGAACACTCGTCATTATCCCATGCTTGAGATTGACGAGGGAAGAGGAGCCAAGCTAAGAGGGGGTCCCTTACGAGGGACTTACACTCTGAAGCagttccattttcattttggttgtGCGAACAGCCGAGGATCAGAGCATACACGCAATGGGAGACGGTTCTCCGGAGAGGTATCTGTCAGAATGACTTTCAAGTGTTAAGTGTAATTTTTGCCAAATGACTGTAATCTGCTGAATTGTCGAGTTTTATTCATCGAATGTCAGATACATTGCTTACATGATCTGCaaaaattcctttcttttgccaaatacaagatgaaaaatataaatagcCTTGAATTAACAAGAAATTGGATtcgaaaaattatttcgacatgAATAACAAGGAAGTAGAACAGGAGGCTTTTACCAATAAGATTTTCAAGTCAATAACTGGACATGCTCACCTTGCCTTGACTTTTTAACTATTCTTAACAACGTTTTTTAAAGGTAAACATTTCTTGTCTTTCacatttcttctttctttctttgtttttttttccttttttcctatctctctctctttctttcttttctaaccctcttttctctttcagttGCATTTGGTGTTTAAAAAGACTACAGCCCGGGGAGATGAGTTTGCAGTTGTTGCTCTCTGGGTGTAGGTAACTTGATCCTTCCACCTTTGCTACAGTAACTATCGGTTTAATATTAATGTTGATTATGTGACACTGCAGAAATTTTAGCTTCAACCAATAGCTAGCTGTTCAAAGTTAAAACACTGCTcaaattaaataacaaaacaaattgttgaatgttttttcaagcgtCTTTTGAGTAAGCTATTTGCTCACAAAGGCGAAATTCTGTCCATTCTTAATTCCTGCAAACACTGGAAAACTTACCCCCTGAGACGTATTTTGCACTGGATCACTTCCTGGCATCGCCATAAATCTGTATGCCGGTTTTTGGCCAGTTGGTCAGAAACAAAGCAATTAACATGGGGTTATTTTGAGCTTAGaactttgattttgtttccTCATCATGGCAAGCTCGTGCCACCTCCCTGCACTCtttaaaccaatgagaagcaaaactaCATTCAATCGCGACTTACAGTTGCACACATTTTCCAAAGCTTGACACTGTTGAATTCAATAATTTGATTCGTTGCCCGGTATGCATCTGTtgcaattgcattgttttcagTAGTTTATATTCCTTACGATACTCATTCTCTTCTAGTTGCGTATACACTTTAACCATTATTAATGTAACCGGTGTTGAAAAGTAATTTTCACGTGTTTAAGGAGATCAAAAATAGCGAGTAAGTCTGCAGAACAACATTTGTAACATTGACTAtttgagcggttttcaattgaacaGCTAAAGTAAATTGCATTTACTTTGGTTTATTGTGATTAGCCTGGAAAACTTGCTCCACTTTGTCAACCTATGAGAAGCAAAGCCAAACCAACCACGACTTGTACGAACGCACACTTTCTCCCGCCTTGCTTCGATTTCTGGTTGGCTCATGTCACTGTCTTTCTTAGGCTCCATCTCGAACAGGAAGCAGGGTGTTAGGAAGGTTCGCTGTTCTGAccagaaaaataattgaacCTGGTAGGTTTGTACGACATCTGGTGTTATACAAAGGTATAGTTGGGCAAAACAGAGTGAAACATTTTAAGCGAGTCAGATGAAAGTACGTGCAATATTTGGTCACTAGGGAGACCTCTTCAATTTTATTAGGTCTTTTACTAAATCAAAGAATTGAAATGTTGGACATGAACGTACCTTTAACAGGTTTTTGAAAGGACTATTTTTCACTTGACAACACTGACTCGCGATGGAAATGAGAAAAGGCTTTCCGGTTTGCTTTTAGCTACAGAAATATCTGTCAATCTTATGTAATAATGCAAATTTGGCAGGTACACTGTTGAGTTACCAAAGTCTTCGAATACTAATATAATGTTTGCATCTGAGCTTTGCGCAAGCGTATTTGcgtgtattttaattaatgTTAACTGTGAACTAATTAAAGTGATGATCCAAACGggcaaatactttttttttttgggtaaATCTGCTTCACACTAAACTAGGTAGCGTTTTACAGGCACCCAAGTGAACCATTTTAGCTCGTTTCTGTGTTTTGGTAACAACATATGGATGTGTAATTGATTTTAGGgtaagggttagggttacaCTTGCTGTGCTGCGTAAACCCCAGGAGAGACAAAGGCgttaaatatttttagacATTTACGTGCATTAATAATGAGGTAATGgtaaattattgatattttacAGATTCCGACGAAACTGTCCGATTTTCGGATGGGATTTTCATAAGAGGATTGATTCCCCGTCGCTGTAACAAGCGATTCTCTCGTCGTGCCATTTTGAATTGCTACTACACCTACAAAGGCTCTCTTACCACTCCTATCTGCAGTGAAAACGTAACCTGGCTGATCGTGAAACCTTGGCTTCCCGCAACAAACAACATGGTTTGTTCTAATTATTTGTAGCCGAAAACTTAAGCAACCGGCAACAAAAACGTTGCTTGAAGATGACgtcttttttttgcaattattctAACTTGTTTGACTTGTATTGTGTGAGCTAACCATCCAGGACTTCAATGAGCAAAACAGGGGttgaacttaaaaaaaaaaaaaagaaatcagaCTTGACCGTTTCACGCTCGCGTTGTCCACAAATCCTAGAATTTGACCATTTCACtttaattgttgttttgtacATAACAGCGATAGTTGGTGTGTGTGCATAACGATGATTGTGAAGGCAACGCCAACGAGGGCGACGGCAATAGGATTACATTACTCTTACTAATTTTGGCGCGTACTTACATTGGCGAGTTGGGGAGAAAAAAGAGAGCTAATTCGAATAAAATTTCGCGATTTGGCTCTTCCAATTGTTAGAGGGAAAAGGGGCGGAACTACCAGCCGCCTAAATCGCTCTTAATCGACCCAGAAACCGTGccagagaaaaaaacacacaagaaagaagcAAGGTAAAGtactttattgttttaaatcgtaattttttttagaattttgagaaaaaaacaaaaccgatTTCCCCGTACAAATCCTTATATTTGCACTATTGTGTAATATAGTATAGCACAGGTACTCATATATTGAGCTTGGGCTACCTGCGGTTTCATCGACATTATGCagtattaaatttgatttacaCACACGAAGGTTTTCAGGGAGCCTGGAAATGTGCTTGTAATGAGAATGTTTAAATCTGGCAGAAAATGTCACATTGAATTTGATCATGCAGAAGCAGccgaaaaaagggaaaaacgCTTTAaaaacggagagaaaaattagACCTGGCTGACATTATTTGTAATGGTGACGAGGATGATAGCAGAAAAGAAGTTAATTTGGTAAAGCTACGGTCATAATTCATCGccaacaaagaaaagacagCTATTTGCAAGAAAGTGGCGGAGCTGACTTTAAAAGTCATCAACAACTGGAAAACCAGGAAAACTGCTGTGTTGGTGACGGCTTCATTTTTCACCATTCTTTGTCGCCTAATTATATTCACAAACGACTGGAGACGATTTGTCATCGATAACTTTTTCTCATCGACAACTAAAAAGCGATCGACAACAGTTTCTCTCGTCTGTGGAGGCCGAAGGTACTTGATGAACAAATACTATCGCTCAGCACGTGCGTTTTACATTTTGGTACTTTTCTCTGCCGTCTGCACAAAAGAACAAAGTGGAATGACCAAACGGCCGCCAGGTTTTGCTGAAAACGTGAGCGCATGacggtgaattttctttccttcttttaacTTGTCACCGTTCCTAGTTATTCATTTCCTAGATTTTCCCCATTTTACAATTTGAACACGAGTTGGAATAATCACAACGTACTTGCACTAACGAGGTCCGCAAAGGTTGTCGTTGCTTAATCTCTCTGATATAGTTAGACTCGCACAGCTCTAAGTACAGAGACAGCGCTTCCGATTCTCGAACGAGGTCCACTTGACTTATCATGTCTGACTGGAAGTATTAAAAGCACCTGGTTTGGAAGAACAAAACAGATAAATCGTCTGTTagaagttgttgttttgagcCTCTTTATCAAACCGATGCTAGATGagcgctctttcttatgaaatGAGTTTTCAGTCATATGCTGATAAAATGAAGACCATTATTCGAAAAACGATGAGTCGCTTTAGAGAGCAGACTAAAGTAAACtgggaaatggcctatttacATAATATACCGTACCTCTTAACTTAAATTGGACCTGCTGTTTTCACATGATGGGAAATATgtttctttagtttttttcgtttgctgTGTTAGTCTTAAGAACTCATAATAGCCTATGGTTAAATCATTTGGAATTATTGCATTGGGAATTATTGAAAACACAGGGGCTTGTTTATTCTGTTGATGGAATGCCGAAAACCATGGTAGGAGATGAAAGTGCTTTAATTTAAACTCGTCCTTTTTCGGAAAGCCctctcattttgtttttttcattgtatttcAGATGAGAAAGTTCAGAAGACTGGAAACTCCCGCCGGTAAAAATCCTCCTCTCATGTGCGACAACTTCAGACCAGTACAGCCGTTGAATGGCCGCACGGTCTTTGAAGTCCACCGGATATAGATCACTAAAAGACAAACCTCCACGGATTATGGAGCAGTTAAGGGGTGGAAGGGATTGAAGTAGTTTGAGTTGTGCCACCAGTTCTTAAAACCCTAACCATTTAATAAACCAAAGTAAAGTTTATATACAAGCCTGATTGCTCGAGAGGTGATTAACGGTAATCTAGGCCAGAGTAAAATTTATAGAAGAGCTCAATTGTCCCTCTGGGTTCAAAGGAGCTGGGTCACAGTTATTCCAATTCAACTTTCATTTATAGGATGAAGGCTGCCAAAATGAAATCTTTCTGAAATGTAACCTTTTTTCAACTCATATCTTTATCTTTCGATCTTGTCCCGTTTTTAGGGTTGTCGGTACGGTTTCCgttgtatttatttaattaattatttggcCTCCGGGAAAAAAAGAATCGTGTCCGTTGTCAGCATTTCTTAATCGTTCGTAATCAAACTTGGCGGAAAAGCTTACCAGGAGCTGTAAAAACAGGACACCATCGAGCGATATGGAAGAAGAACGCGGTTAAAAATTTAGAAGCATTTCATTTTGGCGGATATTTCGAAATTATCAAGTTAAGATGTGTCTTGTACGATCGGATAGAGCTCCTGTGGACTCTGTGCTACCTTAAGTCAGCTTAATCCTGGTTTGAACAACTAAGCTCTCTCTTTAAAAGTTCACCCATCCTGTTCAGACGAAACCAAAACTATTAGAGTTTCCGGTATCCTCATGGAACTTCTACTAACGCTCCATTAATTTCTAATGATTTAACTCATATTTGTCAAGAAGTAAAttgtcatttcacgtcattaGGTCCAATTTGGAACGGCACATCACTCCTACCCCCTCCCTCCTTCCCTACTCCACCTGGCCTACTCTCCTTGAATTTGTCCAATTTGATCAGCTGAAGTACAACATACAGATACCGATAGCCGTTTGCACTATGTAAGGCATTATCATATTCACTCAACTATGTAACATAACTATtgtataaacaaataaatgctAGTAACTGATCATGAACGGTTTTCTGTTTCTTACTGCGTAGCTTTTACAGAGATTATACTGCTTCGTTTCGTGGGGTCTTTTTTGACGAACTCTGTGCGCAAGCTCGAGCCAATTTTTGGCGCTCTTTATAAGAAAAATGTTGGGGACGAGGTAACAGGAGGACAGTATATGCAGACCTTACTTGAACAAACGTCTAACATTTGTATCACTAAAATGTTTTCATCGTTTACAAATCGCTGTTGCATTATTAACAACAAGAGGCCACTGAAGCCTACACTCGagaagggaaaggaatgtcgTCGAAATATTTAACCAAAGTGGGCAGGGCAGCGACTCGGTAATTCGGGCCCATTGCACAGAACGGTGGTTTTCATAGTATCTTCAGGTCTTTTCGACTGaagcctggttcacacttgcaaagtaacgAGATATCGGCAATGTCAAGGAATGAGTAGCAAAAATATGTCTAATAGCCTGGAGCATTGGTATAAAAGCTGAACATCAATGTACGTGAATTGATCGATGACTATAAAGGGTCCATGCACAAAAGGTACGCGAGTAGAAGAAAAAATGGGCGGAGAGCCTTGACTCGTTGCTTTAAGTGGCACGACGAAAAAGCAAGATGTCGGTAACAAATCATTACAATTCAATAATTCAATTAATTCACAGTTGACAGCAATTATTAGGCACTATATTTTGTTTCTGGGCCTTATTTTCTTACCATGTATTATCGTGTTGAAACATATCTAGTGTGCACGATCCAAAAAAATTAGATTATCAACCTTGCATACGGTGTTTGCGCCCGCAGTGCTCGCGGCAGTCAAAATTTTAGTGTCCTGACGTAGGTGTTACGTTTCATGTGTACCTAAATGACGTAGTTTATTTAGCTGCTATAAATGCCACTCGAAATGAACCGaccatgaaatattttttatttttttcccaagttaaacaaatataaaggtaatattaaaattgttttgacctATTCTAATACTTGGCTAGAGATTTCTGGGTTAAGGTCGACGAAGAACAAGCTATTTAGCCGCTAAAATCTTGcctttttgaaaatattgaagCCAGAGAGTTGCCGTACTCGGGTAACCCGGCTTTGGCGCCAAACTTTAAAGTTTAAAAccca contains:
- the LOC141870669 gene encoding carbonic anhydrase 2-like, which produces MRFFLSVLTRHRQNTHYRTWSILKTSTGCRKLRQRSFLSKHEFKDMRLLLLLSVFGMAASLEIIPFDEKFKYGETKGDFLGPSEWGRRWPQCDGRRQSPINIRTRRAINRRYRPLIMTFDIWRGLVTGTLKNTRHYPMLEIDEGRGAKLRGGPLRGTYTLKQFHFHFGCANSRGSEHTRNGRRFSGELHLVFKKTTARGDEFAVVALWAPSRTGSRVLGRFAVLTRKIIEPDSDETVRFSDGIFIRGLIPRRCNKRFSRRAILNCYYTYKGSLTTPICSENVTWLIVKPWLPATNNMMRKFRRLETPAGKNPPLMCDNFRPVQPLNGRTVFEVHRI